From the genome of Perca flavescens isolate YP-PL-M2 chromosome 1, PFLA_1.0, whole genome shotgun sequence, one region includes:
- the LOC114559812 gene encoding myoblast determination protein 1 homolog: protein MDLSDLPFPLSSADDLYDDPCFSTSDMNFFDDLDSRLVHAGLLKAEDHLHHHHHHHVPIAEEEDEHVRAPGGLHQAGGHCLLWACKACKRKTSNEDRRKAATMRERRRLGKVNDAFETLKRCTASNPNQRLPKVEILRNAISYIESLQSLLRTGRDDGFYPPLEHYSGESDASSPRSNCSDGMMDFISPCSTRSENSDGSYCSHTDDSSIRKPSLISSLDCLSSIVERISTDPAVAPPGDSVVPRGPGSPQSSPAGSSSSAEPNSIYEPL, encoded by the exons ATGGATCTGTCCGATcttcccttccctctctcctctgccGATGACCTGTACGATGACCCCTGCTTCAGCACCAGCGACATGAACTTCTTCGACGACCTGGACTCCCGGCTGGTGCACGCCGGCCTACTGAAGGCAGAGGACCACcttcatcaccatcatcaccaccacgTCCCCATcgcagaggaggaggacgagcaTGTGAGGGCTCCGGGGGGCCTCCACCAGGCGGGTGGGCACTGCCTGCTGTGGGCCTGCAAGGCCTGCAAGAGGAAAACGTCAAACGAAGACCGTAGAAAAGCGGCGACAATGCGGGAAAGGCGGCGGCTTGGTAAAGTCAACGATGCCTTTGAGACCCTGAAGCGCTGCACGGCGTCCAATCCAAACCAGCGGCTGCCCAAAGTGGAGATCCTGCGCAACGCCATCAGCTACATCGAGTCCCTGCAGTCGCTGCTGAGGACCGGCCGGGACGACGGCTTCTACCCGCCGCTGGAGCACTACAGCGGGGAGTCGGACGCCTCCAGCCCCCGCTCCAACTGCTCTGATGGCATG ATGGATTTCATCTCTCCGTGTTCAACCAGAAGTGAGAACAGTGATGGTTCCTACTGCAGCCACACAGACG attccAGCATCCGTAAACCGTCGCTCATTTCCAGTTTGGATTGTTTGTCCAGCATCGTAGAGCGGATCAGCACAGATCCAGCTGTGGCCCCCCCGGGCGACAGTGTGGTCCCCCGGGGCCCCGGGTCGCCTCAGAGCAGCCCTGCAGGCTCCAGTTCTTCTGCTGAACCCAACAGCATCTACGAGCCGCTCTGA